The Manihot esculenta cultivar AM560-2 chromosome 1, M.esculenta_v8, whole genome shotgun sequence genome has a window encoding:
- the LOC110600935 gene encoding putative pentatricopeptide repeat-containing protein At5g43820: MAFHSQRILGFLAYLNKTRCHLPRFRASIPVFPFSTVDTQLSTLEDKPLVSQLKDQVNLKECSVLDELSNLLPIHPSNPILHPYKDQKLNELGERRVVADRFLLPEEKLRGVFLQKLKGKSAIERALADTGVDLSLDIVAKVLNGGNLGGEAMVTFFNWAIKQAMIPKDIHSYNIIIKALGRRKFIDFMLKILNELRTEGIRFNLETLSIVMDSLFRAQRVCKAIQMFGNSKEFGFEYNTESLNVLLQCLCRRSHVGVANSYFNSVKGKISFNSTTYNIMIGGWSKFGRVSEMETILEAMVQDGFAPDCSTFCCLLEGLGRAGRIKEAVKIFDNLGEKDFLLDAAVYNAMIFNFISVGDLDECMKYYRSLLSNNCDPNIDTYTKLICAFIKARKVADALEMLDEMLGRGIVPTTTTITSFIEPLCSFGPPHAAMMIYKKARKAGCKISLTAYKLLLMRLSRFGKCGMLLNIWEEMQESGYSTDMEVYEYVINGLCNIGQLENAVLVMEESLSKGFCPSRLICSKLNHKLLASSKVERAYKLFLKIKDARRDENARRFWHANGWHF, from the coding sequence ATGGCATTTCATTCCCAACGCATTTTGGGTTTTCTTGCATACCTGAACAAAACCAGATGCCATTTACCACGCTTTCGTGCATCAATTCCAGTGTTTCCATTTTCAACCGTTGATACTCAACTAAGCACTTTAGAAGATAAGCCTTTGGTGAGTCAGCTGAAGGACCAAGTTAATCTCAAAGAGTGTTCTGTTCTTGATGAACTCTCTAACTTGTTACCAATACATCCTAGCAACCCAATCCTGCATCCATATAAAGACCAGAAGCTAAATGAGCTGGGAGAAAGGAGAGTTGTTGCTGATAGATTTTTATTGCCTGAAGAGAAGTTGAGAGGGGTATTTCTTCAGAAATTAAAGGGGAAATCAGCAATTGAAAGAGCCCTAGCTGATACTGGTGTGGACTTGAGTCTAGATATTGTTGCTAAAGTACTTAATGGAGGGAACTTAGGAGGTGAAGCCATGGTTACATTCTTTAATTGGGCGATCAAACAAGCAATGATACCTAAGGACATTCATAGTTACAATATAATCATCAAGGCACTAGGCAGGaggaaatttattgattttatgcTGAAAATTTTGAATGAATTGCGAACAGAAGGTATACGATTTAATTTGGAGACCTTGTCAATTGTTATGGATAGCTTATTTAGGGCTCAACGAGTGTGCAAAGCAATTCAAATGTTTGGAAACTCAAAAGAGTTTGGGTTTGAATATAACACTGAGTCTCTAAATGTGCTTCTGCAGTGCCTGTGCAGGAGGTCACATGTGGGTGTTGCAAATTCATACTTCAATTCAGTGAAAGGTAAAATATCATTTAATAGTACGACATATAATATTATGATTGGAGGATGGTCAAAATTTGGACGGGTGAGTGAGATGGAGACAATTTTGGAGGCAATGGTTCAAGATGGTTTTGCTCCTGATTGTTCAACCTTTTGCTGCCTTCTTGAGGGTTTAGGAAGAGCTGGTAGGATTAAAGAAGCTGTTAAAATTTTTGACAATTTGGGGGAGAAAGATTTTCTGCTAGACGCTGCTGTTTACAATgcaatgatttttaattttatttcagttGGAGATCTTGATGAGTGTATGAAATATTACAGGAGCTTGTTGAGTAATAATTGTGACCCAAATATTGATACTTATACCAAATTAATTTGTGCTTTTATCAAAGCCCGTAAAGTGGCTGATGCACTTGAAATGTTGGATGAGATGTTAGGTCGAGGGATTGTACctacaacaacaacaataactTCTTTCATTGAACCTCTTTGTAGCTTTGGTCCACCCCATGCTGCAATGATGATCTACAAGAAGGCAAGAAAGGCTGGTTGTAAAATATCACTTACTGCGTATAAGCTTTTGTTGATGCGGCTTTCTAGATTTGGTAAATGTGGAATGCTGTTAAATATATGGGAAGAGATGCAAGAAAGTGGTTATTCAACTGATATGGAAGTTTATGAGTATGTCATTAATGGACTTTGTAATATAGGCCAGCTTGAAAATGCTGTGCTTGTTATGGAGGAATCTTTGAGCAAGGGCTTTTGCCCAAGCAGACTCATTTGCAGCAAACTAAATCACAAACTACTTGCTTCAAGTAAAGTAGAGAGAGCTTACAAGCTATTTTTGAAGATCAAAGATGCTCGTCGGGATGAAAATGCTCGGAGGTTTTGGCATGCTAATGGCTGGCACTTTTGA